A section of the Phacochoerus africanus isolate WHEZ1 chromosome 4, ROS_Pafr_v1, whole genome shotgun sequence genome encodes:
- the LOC125125098 gene encoding lysosomal membrane ascorbate-dependent ferrireductase CYB561A3 — MAVEWFYLSALALFSLGSMCILSTIYWMRYWHGGFAWDGTILTFNWHPVLMVTGMVVLYSAASLAYRLPQSWVGPKLPWKLGHAAMHLMAFILTVLGLAAVFNFHNHEKIPNLYSLHSWLGITTVFLFACQWFLGFVVFLLPWASVRLRSLLKPIHVFFGASILSLAIASVISGINEKLFFSLKNSTTSYSNLPGEAVFANSAGMLVVVFGLLVLYILQASSWKRPEPGLQAERQTLLHGEE; from the exons ATGGCTGTGGAATGGTTTTACCTGTCGGCCCTGGCGCTGTTCTCCCTGGGCTCCATGTGCATCCTCTCCACCATCTATTGGATGCGGTACTGGCACGGCGGCTTTGCCTGGGATGGCACCATACTCACGTTCAACTGGCACCCGGTGCTCATGGTGACTGGCATGGTGGTGCTCTACAGTGCTG CGTCGCTGGCGTACCGCCTGCCCCAGTCATGGGTAGGGCCCAAGCTGCCCTGGAAGTTGGGCCACGCAGCCATGCACCTGATGGCCTTCATCCTGACTGTGCTGGGGCTGGCGGCCGTCTTTAACTTTCACAACCACGAGAAGATCCCCAACCTCTACTCCCTGCACAGCTGGCTGGGCATCACCACCGTCTTCCTCTTCGCCTGCCAG TGGTTCTTGGGCTTTGTGGTCTTTCTGCTGCCCTGGGCGTCTGTGCGGCTGCGCAGCCTCCTTAAACCCATCCACGTCTTCTTTGGAGCCTCCATTCTCTCTCTGGCCATTGCGTCTGTCATTTCCGGCATCAATGAGAAGCTCTTCTTCAGTTT GAAAAATAGCACCACTTCATACTCCAACCTGCCCGGTGAGGCCGTCTTTGCGAACAGTGCGGGGATGCTGGTGGTGGTCTTTGGGCTGCTGGTGCTCTATATCTTACAGGCCTCGTCTTGGAAACGCCCAGAGCCGGGGCTCCAGGCCGAAAGACAG ACCCTGTTGCACGGGGAGGAGTGA